A region of Rhodoligotrophos appendicifer DNA encodes the following proteins:
- a CDS encoding GNAT family N-acetyltransferase has product MEGLSVRGIEPGDRARWEELYLGYATFYRVHQTPEMRATVWSWLMESTHEMAGLLAFYENSPAIGLAHFRSFARPLTATTGLFLDDLFVDPDHRGTGAADLLIRAIAEKGRDRGCSVVRWITAEDNYRARGLYDRVASRTPWVTYDIKL; this is encoded by the coding sequence ATGGAAGGGCTTAGCGTACGCGGCATCGAGCCGGGAGACCGGGCGCGTTGGGAGGAGCTGTATCTTGGATATGCTACTTTCTATCGAGTGCATCAGACACCGGAGATGCGTGCAACGGTCTGGTCCTGGCTCATGGAGTCGACCCATGAAATGGCAGGATTGCTCGCATTTTACGAAAATTCGCCGGCCATCGGCCTGGCTCATTTCAGGTCATTCGCCCGTCCGCTGACGGCAACGACCGGCCTGTTTCTGGACGACCTGTTCGTGGACCCGGATCATCGCGGCACAGGTGCTGCCGATCTTCTTATCCGTGCCATCGCTGAAAAAGGGCGCGATCGCGGCTGCTCGGTCGTGCGCTGGATCACGGCAGAGGACAATTACCGCGCCAGAGGGCTTTACGACCGGGTGGCAAGCCGGACCCCCTGGGTCACGTACGACATCAAGCTGTAG
- the carA gene encoding glutamine-hydrolyzing carbamoyl-phosphate synthase small subunit: MSMRPSSGPASQPDAPSTSAPKTSDWAVPRPTALLVFADGMVVRGFGVGAEGSAVGEVCFNTAITGYQEILTDPSYAGQIIAFTFPHIGNVGTNDEDIETSNLAASSGIRGCIMRTAITEPSNYRSGRHLDQWLKARGIIGISGIDTRALTALIRERGAANAVIAHNARGEFDIEALQREAAAWPGLEGMDLVPDVTSTQRYDWDEGLWTWPDGFGADGPTRHHVVAIDYGLKRNILRCLTSQGCRVTVVPATTEADDILALSPDGVFLSNGPGDPAATGEYAVPQIKKLIDSGKPVFGICLGHQMLALAVGAKTRKMHQGHHGANHPVKDHTTGKVEITSMNHGFSVDRDSLPEGIVETHVSLFDGSNCGIAMEGRPVFSVQYHPEASPGPQDSHYLFKRFVDYIEAEKT; this comes from the coding sequence ATGTCGATGCGCCCGTCCTCTGGCCCGGCTTCCCAGCCGGATGCCCCGTCCACATCTGCGCCCAAGACCAGCGACTGGGCGGTTCCCCGCCCCACCGCGCTGCTCGTCTTCGCCGATGGCATGGTGGTCCGCGGCTTCGGCGTGGGCGCGGAGGGCTCCGCCGTCGGCGAGGTCTGCTTCAATACGGCCATCACGGGCTACCAGGAAATCCTCACCGATCCCTCCTATGCCGGCCAGATCATTGCCTTCACCTTTCCCCATATTGGCAATGTGGGCACCAATGACGAGGATATCGAGACGTCCAATCTCGCCGCCTCCTCCGGCATCCGCGGCTGCATCATGCGCACCGCCATCACCGAGCCGTCCAACTATCGCTCCGGCCGCCACCTCGACCAGTGGCTGAAGGCGCGGGGCATCATCGGCATCAGCGGCATCGACACGCGCGCCTTGACGGCCCTCATCCGCGAGCGTGGCGCGGCGAACGCGGTCATCGCCCACAACGCCCGCGGCGAGTTTGACATCGAGGCCTTGCAGCGCGAGGCTGCCGCCTGGCCGGGCCTCGAGGGCATGGACCTCGTCCCCGACGTGACCTCGACCCAGCGTTACGATTGGGACGAAGGCCTTTGGACCTGGCCCGACGGCTTCGGTGCCGATGGCCCGACCCGGCATCATGTGGTCGCCATCGACTACGGTTTGAAGCGCAACATTCTGCGGTGTCTGACCAGTCAGGGCTGCCGGGTGACCGTTGTTCCCGCCACTACGGAGGCCGACGATATACTGGCGCTGTCCCCCGACGGTGTCTTCTTGTCCAACGGTCCGGGGGATCCGGCGGCGACCGGTGAATATGCGGTCCCTCAGATCAAGAAGCTGATCGACTCCGGCAAGCCGGTCTTCGGCATCTGCCTGGGCCACCAGATGCTGGCCCTTGCCGTCGGCGCCAAGACCCGCAAGATGCATCAGGGCCACCATGGGGCCAATCATCCGGTGAAGGACCACACCACGGGCAAGGTGGAGATCACCTCCATGAACCACGGCTTTAGCGTCGACCGCGACAGCCTGCCCGAGGGGATCGTCGAGACCCATGTTTCCCTCTTCGACGGCTCCAATTGCGGCATCGCCATGGAGGGCCGCCCGGTCTTCTCCGTGCAATATCATCCCGAGGCCTCTCCCGGCCCTCAGGACAGCCACTACCTCTTCAAGCGCTTCGTCGACTACATCGAGGCAGAGAAGACCTGA
- the greA gene encoding transcription elongation factor GreA codes for MDKVPMTANGHAALLDEVKHLKTVERPRIILAIQEARAHGDLSENAEYHAAKEQQAYMEARVAELEDKLSRAEIIDVSKLSGDTVKFGAIVTVVDEDTDEEAAYQIVGEFEADVKQGRISITSPIARALIGKGVGDTVEVNTPGGGKSYEILKVSYNGN; via the coding sequence ATGGACAAGGTTCCGATGACCGCGAATGGCCACGCAGCGCTGCTTGATGAGGTCAAGCATCTGAAAACGGTCGAGCGCCCGCGAATCATCCTGGCCATCCAGGAAGCGCGTGCGCACGGCGACCTTTCGGAGAATGCCGAATATCACGCCGCCAAGGAGCAGCAGGCCTATATGGAGGCGCGTGTCGCGGAGCTTGAGGACAAGCTTTCGCGCGCTGAGATCATCGACGTCTCGAAGCTCTCCGGCGACACGGTGAAGTTCGGGGCCATCGTCACGGTGGTCGACGAGGACACCGATGAGGAGGCTGCCTACCAGATCGTCGGCGAGTTCGAGGCCGACGTGAAGCAGGGCCGCATCTCCATCACCTCCCCGATTGCGCGTGCGCTCATCGGCAAGGGCGTCGGCGACACCGTCGAGGTGAACACTCCCGGTGGCGGCAAGTCCTATGAGATCCTCAAGGTAAGCTACAACGGCAACTGA
- the carB gene encoding carbamoyl-phosphate synthase large subunit, whose protein sequence is MPKRQDIKSILIIGAGPIIIGQACEFDYSGTQAVKALKDEGYRIILVNSNPATIMTDPDLADATYIEPITPEIVAKIIEKERPDALLPTMGGQTALNTALSLRKMGVLKKYNVEMIGATADAIDKAEDRELFREAMTRIGLETPRSELAHSLPEALQALEIIGLPAIIRPSFTLGGTGGGIAYNREEYLDIVERGIDASPTNEILIEESVLGWKEYEMEVVRDRDDNCIIICSIENIDPMGVHTGDSITVAPALTLTDKEYQIMRNASIAVLREIGVETGGSNVQFAVNPADGRLIVIEMNPRVSRSSALASKATGFPIAKIAAKLAVGYTLDELDNDITGGATPASFEPTIDYVVTKIPRFAFEKFPGAEPLLTTSMKSVGEAMAIGRTFQESLQKALRSMETGLSGLNEIEIEGIGQGDDKNAIRAALGRPTPDRLIKVAQALRLGVPHEQIHASYPIDPWFIAQIHEIVQMEEKIRSQGLPQDAFNLRRIKAMGFSDTRLAELVGATEAEIRTHRHGLGVHPVYKRIDTCAAEFASPTAYMYSTYETGLPGDDGDEAAPSSREKVIILGGGPNRIGQGIEFDYCCCHAAFALGEIGLESIMINCNPETVSTDYDTSDRLYFEPLTAEDVLEIIRVENQSGRVKGVIVQFGGQTPLKLASALEEANVPILGTSPDAIDLAEDRDRFSALVQKLGLRQPRNGIASSAEGARRIVEEIGYPVVIRPSYVLGGRAMEIVHEPAQLERYMTEAVVVSGDSPVLIDSYLRDAIEIDVDALCDGTDVFVCGIMEHIEEAGIHSGDSACSLPPHSIGPDTIAELEVQTRALARALDVVGLMNIQFAIKDGEIYLLEVNPRASRTVPFVAKVIGIPIAKIAAKLMAGAKLKDFYLKAPVYDHVAIKEAVFPFARFPGVDTVLGPEMRSTGEVMGLDFDYGTAFAKSQLGSGTTVPTSGTVFVSVRDEDKPRILSAIRKLRDLGFSIIATGGTQRYFMENSIDCEKINKVLEGRPHIVDAMKNGRVALVFNTTEGTKALSDSRSIRGAALYHKIPYYTTLAGAIAATEGIAAYKAGTLEVRPLQDYVAASRQHTDA, encoded by the coding sequence ATGCCTAAACGACAAGACATCAAAAGCATCCTCATCATCGGTGCCGGCCCCATCATCATAGGCCAGGCCTGCGAGTTCGATTATTCCGGTACCCAGGCCGTCAAGGCTCTCAAGGACGAGGGCTACCGGATCATCCTGGTGAACTCGAATCCGGCCACGATCATGACTGATCCGGACCTCGCGGACGCCACCTATATCGAGCCCATCACCCCCGAGATTGTCGCCAAGATCATCGAGAAGGAGCGGCCGGACGCCCTCCTTCCCACCATGGGCGGCCAGACCGCGCTGAATACGGCGCTGTCTCTCCGCAAGATGGGCGTGCTCAAGAAATACAATGTCGAGATGATCGGCGCGACCGCCGACGCCATCGACAAGGCCGAGGATCGCGAGCTCTTCCGGGAAGCCATGACCAGGATCGGGCTGGAGACGCCGCGCTCTGAGCTCGCGCACTCCCTGCCCGAGGCTCTGCAGGCCCTGGAGATCATCGGTCTGCCGGCCATCATTCGCCCCTCCTTCACGCTCGGCGGCACCGGCGGGGGCATTGCCTATAATCGCGAGGAATATCTCGACATCGTCGAGCGCGGCATCGACGCCTCCCCCACCAATGAGATCCTGATCGAGGAATCGGTTCTCGGCTGGAAGGAATATGAGATGGAGGTCGTCCGCGATCGCGACGACAATTGCATCATCATCTGCTCCATCGAGAATATCGACCCCATGGGCGTGCACACGGGCGATTCGATCACGGTCGCCCCCGCCCTCACGCTCACCGACAAAGAATATCAGATCATGCGCAACGCCTCGATCGCGGTTCTGCGTGAGATCGGGGTCGAGACCGGGGGATCGAACGTCCAGTTCGCCGTCAACCCGGCCGATGGACGCCTCATTGTGATCGAGATGAACCCGCGCGTGTCGCGCTCTTCGGCGCTCGCCTCGAAGGCAACCGGTTTCCCCATCGCCAAAATCGCTGCCAAGCTCGCCGTGGGCTATACTTTGGACGAGCTCGACAATGACATCACCGGCGGTGCGACGCCGGCCTCCTTCGAGCCCACCATCGATTATGTCGTCACCAAGATCCCCCGCTTCGCCTTCGAGAAGTTTCCGGGCGCCGAGCCCCTGCTGACCACGTCGATGAAATCCGTCGGCGAGGCCATGGCCATCGGCCGCACCTTCCAGGAGTCTCTGCAGAAGGCCCTGCGCTCCATGGAGACCGGCCTCTCCGGCTTGAACGAGATCGAGATCGAAGGCATCGGCCAGGGCGACGACAAGAACGCCATTCGCGCCGCCCTCGGTCGCCCCACCCCGGATCGGCTCATCAAGGTCGCCCAGGCCCTGCGCCTCGGCGTGCCGCACGAACAGATCCACGCCTCCTATCCGATCGATCCCTGGTTCATCGCCCAGATCCACGAGATCGTGCAGATGGAGGAGAAGATCCGGTCCCAGGGCCTGCCGCAGGACGCCTTCAATCTGCGCCGCATCAAGGCCATGGGCTTTTCCGACACGCGTCTGGCCGAGTTGGTCGGCGCCACCGAGGCCGAGATCCGCACCCACCGCCATGGCTTGGGGGTCCATCCCGTCTACAAGCGCATCGACACCTGTGCGGCCGAATTCGCATCGCCCACCGCCTACATGTATTCCACCTACGAGACCGGCCTTCCCGGCGATGATGGCGACGAGGCCGCGCCCTCCTCGAGGGAGAAGGTGATCATTCTCGGCGGCGGCCCCAACCGCATCGGCCAGGGCATCGAATTCGATTATTGCTGCTGCCACGCCGCCTTTGCCTTGGGTGAGATCGGCCTCGAATCGATCATGATCAACTGCAACCCGGAAACCGTGTCCACCGACTACGACACCTCCGACCGGCTCTATTTCGAACCGCTGACCGCCGAGGACGTGCTGGAGATCATCCGCGTCGAAAATCAGTCGGGCCGCGTCAAGGGCGTGATCGTGCAGTTTGGCGGCCAGACGCCCCTGAAGCTGGCGAGCGCGTTGGAGGAGGCCAATGTGCCCATCCTCGGCACCTCCCCGGATGCCATTGATCTCGCCGAGGACCGCGACCGCTTCAGCGCCCTGGTCCAGAAGCTGGGCCTGCGCCAGCCGCGCAATGGCATCGCCTCCTCGGCCGAGGGTGCCCGCCGCATCGTCGAGGAGATCGGCTATCCCGTGGTCATTCGCCCCTCTTACGTGCTGGGCGGCAGGGCCATGGAGATCGTCCATGAGCCGGCCCAGCTGGAACGCTACATGACCGAGGCGGTCGTCGTCTCCGGCGACAGCCCCGTTCTCATCGACAGCTATCTCCGCGACGCCATCGAGATCGACGTGGACGCGCTGTGTGACGGCACCGACGTCTTCGTCTGCGGGATCATGGAGCATATCGAGGAGGCGGGCATCCATTCCGGCGACTCCGCATGCTCCTTGCCGCCCCATTCCATCGGCCCCGACACCATCGCCGAGCTCGAGGTCCAGACCCGGGCGCTTGCGAGAGCCCTTGATGTCGTGGGCCTGATGAACATTCAGTTCGCCATCAAGGATGGTGAGATCTATCTGCTCGAGGTCAACCCCCGGGCGAGCCGTACCGTCCCCTTCGTGGCCAAGGTGATCGGCATTCCCATTGCCAAGATCGCCGCGAAGCTGATGGCGGGGGCGAAGCTGAAGGATTTCTACCTCAAGGCCCCGGTCTATGATCATGTGGCCATCAAGGAGGCCGTCTTCCCCTTCGCGCGCTTCCCCGGTGTCGACACGGTCCTCGGGCCGGAAATGCGCTCCACCGGTGAAGTGATGGGCCTTGATTTCGATTACGGCACGGCCTTCGCCAAGAGCCAGCTCGGCTCGGGCACGACCGTGCCGACCTCGGGCACGGTATTCGTGTCGGTCCGCGACGAGGACAAGCCTCGGATCCTCTCCGCCATTCGCAAGCTGCGCGATCTCGGCTTCTCGATCATCGCGACAGGCGGAACCCAACGCTACTTCATGGAAAACAGCATCGACTGTGAAAAGATCAACAAGGTTCTCGAGGGCCGGCCTCACATTGTCGATGCCATGAAGAACGGCCGCGTGGCTCTTGTCTTCAACACGACCGAAGGCACCAAGGCGCTATCCGACTCGCGCTCGATCCGCGGGGCCGCCCTTTATCACAAGATCCCTTACTATACGACGCTTGCAGGCGCGATCGCTGCAACCGAGGGGATTGCGGCTTATAAGGCGGGCACGCTTGAAGTGCGGCCGCTTCAAGATTATGTTGCCGCGAGCAGGCAGCACACTGACGCTTGA
- a CDS encoding Lrp/AsnC family transcriptional regulator produces MGRKGKLDKVDLRILLELQDDGRMTNIELAGRVGISAPPCLRRVRALEEAGYITGYRAILSAEALGFEVTMFAMVGLHSQAEADLQAFGDTVAASEIVRESYMVSGESDFLLKCVAPHVQDIQAFVGDLTALPNVASVKTRLVLGVTKYEPGVPITKA; encoded by the coding sequence ATGGGCCGGAAGGGCAAGCTCGACAAGGTCGATCTCCGCATTCTGCTAGAATTGCAGGATGACGGACGGATGACGAATATCGAGCTCGCAGGCCGGGTGGGCATTTCCGCTCCCCCCTGCCTGCGGCGGGTGCGGGCCCTGGAAGAGGCCGGCTACATCACCGGCTACCGCGCCATCCTCTCCGCCGAGGCGCTGGGCTTCGAAGTCACCATGTTCGCCATGGTCGGGCTGCACAGCCAAGCCGAAGCCGATCTGCAGGCCTTCGGCGATACCGTGGCGGCCTCAGAGATCGTGCGCGAGTCCTACATGGTCTCCGGGGAGAGCGACTTCCTCCTGAAATGCGTGGCCCCGCATGTGCAGGACATCCAAGCCTTTGTCGGGGACCTCACGGCTTTGCCGAATGTCGCCAGCGTCAAAACCCGGCTCGTGCTCGGGGTGACGAAATATGAGCCCGGGGTGCCGATCACAAAAGCCTGA